TGCACTCGAAGAGAACACTTTTCTTCACCCTGCACCTTTCGCCACATCGGACTTTGCGGCGTCGTCAAATATGTTTCGGCGGTGACGCGGGGCAACGGGACGACGTCCAGTGAACAGCGGCGCCTGCGAACGGCTTCACTGGAACGGTGAACTTTAGCGCGAGGGGCTCCCAGTGAAGGCCAAAGCGCCCTGACCAGCTTAGTGATATTAGTGATAAGGGCTGTATCGAGCGGCAGATTCGGCCCTAAGGCACTCAGACATGCTACCGGCGCACTTTAGGGTTGGGCCCAGACCGGCAGCGGCGTCGCCGACCGCGCCTGCAGAATTTTCATCATCAAGGCATATGCTCGCTGCTGTCCAGCAGTTAATTGCGCCATCGTCATGACTGGGGAAAGCGCGTTGAGTGCCGGCAAGCCGCCCTTGTAATGATTGGCAGCCGCCAGCGCGAACCAGGCGTATGCCATCACGACATCTTTCGGCACGCCTTTGCCGTCACGATACATCTCTCCGACAGCGTATTGCGCTTCACCGGAGTTCAGGTCGGCAGATTTAAGGAACCAGTTCAGCGCCAATGTACTGCTGGCAGAGACACCGCGGCCGTCGCGATACATTTTCGCCAGGGCCAACGGCGCGTCCGCCAATCCGGAATTCGCCGCCGCTTCGATGAAGCGTACGCCTTCGTGGCCGGGATCCGTGATTTGGCCGTTGACGTACATCTGACCAAGGACAAGCTGAGCTTTCGGGAACTGCTGTGCGGCGGCGCGCTGCAGCCACAGCGCGGCCGAGTTCAGGTCGACCGGCACGCCACGGCCGTTCACGTACAGGGTCGCAAGGCCATATTGCGCCTCGGCAACGCCCTGCTCAGCGGCCTTGCGCAGCCATGCGGCACCCGCAGCAGAGTCAACGAGAACACCTGTTCCATTCACATAGGCGGCCCCGAGATTGCTCTGCCCTACCGCGTCGCCCTGTTCCGCGGCCTTGCGAAACCACACGACGGATTGGCGCACGCTCTTTTCGACGCCCCATCCGTTGAGATACATCAGCCCAAGATTGCTCTGCGCGCGGGAATGCCCCTGCTTGGCAGCCGCCTCATACCACCGCGCAGCTTCTTTCAAATTTTTCGGCACGCCTTGGCCGTCGAAGTACATTCCGGCTAGAGAGAACTGAGCCGCCGGGACGCCGTCCTCGGCAGCCTTGCGGAAGTAAGCGAGCGCCCGTGCCGGTTCTTTGGGGGCGAGGGCGGGATCGAAATCGAGAGATCGTAAAGGCGCGCCCGGGGGCGCGACTGCAAATGATGGGGCCGTCGGTGCTGACACAACCGCCACCGCAACTGCAGGTAAGTCCAGGAAGGGGCGGTGTAGTGGCAGGCGCATAACATCGTCGATGCTCAACGATGGAATATGTTCGGGGAGCGAGAGAGCAGCGGGTTGCGCCGGTTTTGAAGGCGGCGGCGTCGGAACCGCAGCCACGATTCGCGGATCTACTGGTTTGAGCTGTTTGGTCGGTGGCGCCGCAGCGGGTCGCACCGGTTCTGAAGATGGGGGCGCCGGAACTACAACCACGATTCGCGGCTCGACTGTTTTTGGCGGTTCTGCCGCTGGCACTCCAGCCGCTTGTTGCGGTTCAACGGATTTGGGCTGAACTGCCTCTGGCAAAGGTTCAGCAGCTCGGATGTGTGGCGGCGGAGTAGAACTTGCAAGCGTATCTTTCCCCTTCCCGCCCGGCGTCGGCTCGAACTCACGAAACAAGAGCTTCAATCGAGATGCAGGTATGCCGGTCCTGGCTTCGGCGCGGGCGTACCAGTAATTGGCTCGGGACGAATCTTGATCAACGCCAATGCCCTTTGCGTACATGGCAGCCAGCCGCACCATGGAGAACACGTGGCCTTGAGCTGCGGCCCTCTCGTACCACTCCGCAGCTTGCTCATAGTGGGTAGGACCAAAGCGGCCGCTGTCGTGCAAATAGCCAATGGAGGCTTCGGCGTCGGCGTTACCTCGATCGGCGAGGGTCAACATCGGGATCAACATGTCCGGGCTAGGCAGGCCCGGCGCAGGAATCACCGGCAAGCCCGCAGCGCCGCGTCGCGAGACGGCAGCCTGGCCTCGCGGTTCAACGATGTTCGACTTCTGCTCCGAGCCTGCTGCAGGCGCCGGAGTGCGTGGTCGCGGTACGGCAACTGGCGCAATCAGGCGTGGAATGGGTCCCGAAGCGCTAGCTGTCGCTTCCGCCGGGATAAGAGCAACAGCGATTCCGATGGGTGCTTGTGATTCAGTAACGCGGTACGAAACCGGCGCTCGCAGGTGAATGACGACGCGAGTAATGTTTGGGGCGTGCTCAGCCACGACGATTTTGGAGACCAGCGTGTCCGCCGCTCCTGCGGTGAGCGCCTGCGGTTTCGGCGCGGGTCGGGCACCCTCGAGATCGAAGTAAACACGGTCAGGGTTGTGCAGCATCGCCGAACGAAAAGGTCCCATCCGGTCGAGCACAATTACTACCCGCGTCAGCGCGCCTTCGGGGTGTTGCTCGATGCGCAATAAGTGCACTGACGCTACGGCGTTTGTCGTTGCCGCATTATTAACCGCCGCCTGAGCAGGCTCGGGCGCTTGCGTTGGGTACGCCGAGGAAGCTACTGCCGTCGCAAGCAGGAGGACAGCGATCCACCGGAAGCCGAACATGCCGAAGCAGGCGCGGTTCTGCGTTCTTCCTGCCGACCGATGCGATGGAGGGATCACCTGAGTTGAAATGTACCGCAAAAGAAGACCAAATTCGAGGGGCCAGCGGGACAAGTCCGCTCGACTGTTAATCATCCGGCTACCGAACAAGGGGAAGCTGAGGCGGGCCGGGAGAGGCGATGTCCTGCGCTCTATTCGGAACCGGCTCTGCCTGACAGTGCAGTTCCTAGATGGGCTCTACCTTAGGATCGAGCGCCGCTCAGAAGCGGGCGAACCGCTGGCGACTTCGCCGTTCGCTGCACATATACAATGCACTGAGTGGCAATACCAGCTGTCGATCAGCCTTCCGCCAACCATGAGCATACCGATTCTGTTGATGGCTCGCGAACTGCACCTTGGTGGAAGCGAGCGGCAGATGACCGAGATTGCCAGGAACCTGACGCAGACCGGATTTGCTCCCCACGTCGGCTGCTTCCGGACGGGAGGTCTGCGCTTTGAGGAGCTGCGCGCCACCAAAGTCCCAGTCGTGCGTTTCAAAATTGATTCCTACTTCTCTCTGGACGCCGTAACCGGCCTGGCGGACTTTGTGCGTTACGTCCGTGTCAATGGCATACGGATCGTGCACGCCTGGGATTACCCGACGGCGGTTTCAATTGTGCCCGCGACACGGTTGTTCACCCGCGCCATAGCGATTTCGAGTCAGCGCGGGCATCGCGAACTGATCCCAAAGTTGTATCGGAGGCTGACGCGCATCTCTGATCGTTTCACACATGGCATCATCGTGAATTGTGAATTCCTGCGGCGTCACGTCATCGAAGATGATCAGGTGCCGGAACGGAAGGTGCGAGTGTGCTACAACGGGGTCGACTTGCAGCGCTTTCGAAGATTAGCAGGTCCGAAGCCACCGCCCTTGCAGAACAGTTCGCTGGTGATCGGCACCGTGTGTTCACTTCGCGCGGAGAAGGACCTGGGGACCCTGATCGACGCCTTCGCGCGAGTGCGCTTCAGAAGAGACGGAATGATGCTGGTGGTGGTCGGCAGTGGCCCAGAACTCGGCGGTTTGTTAGAGCACGCGGCTCGAGCCGGGATCCGCGACGCCTGCCATTTCGAACCGGCAACTCCGGAGATAGATCGATGGCTCAGCGCGATGGACGTTTTTGTCCTGCCATCGCGCAGCGAAGCATTCTCAAACGCGTTGATGGAAGCGATGGCCTGCGGCTGCTGCGTCATTGCTTCGAACGTTGGTGGAAACCCGGAACTGGTGCACAGCGGAGAAAACGGCCTGCTGTTTCCGCCGGGCGATGTGGGGGCGCTCGCGGATTCGGTTGGGCAAGCGATCGAAAATCCTGAGCTGCGGGAGCGATTGGCGCGGCAAGGTGAGAGCCACGTCCGCGAAAATTCTTCCATTGAGCAAGCCGCAGTCAATATCGCTAAGATTTACTCAGATTTTCTCCACCAGCCAATCCGCGGGTAACCGGTCCGCTCCCGACGCGCCGCTCGAAAATCGAAGCCATGTAATGAGCGTTCTTCCCGAGCTCGAAATCTTCCGTGATGCGACGGCGCGCGTTCGATCCCAGGTGCTGGCGTAATTGCGGGTTATCCATCAGGCGCGCAATCGCTCCGGCCATGGCGGTTTCATTGCCAGGCGGGACAAGCAAACCATCGGTGCCATCGCGGATTAACTCCGGAACTCCTGTGATCGAGGTGGACACACAAGGGAGCTGCATGGCCATGGCTTCCATCAACACACCGGGCAGACCTTCGGCGAAGCTGGCGAGAGCAAAAACATCGGCGCGGGCGTACAGTTCGTTGAGTTTGTCCTGTGGCGTGAATCCATGAAAGGTGACATTTCTCTGGATGCCGCGACTGGCCGCCTCGCGTTCGAGGCTCTCCCGGTCAGGACCTCCGCCGACAAGGTGCAAGAGTACATTGCGGCCATCGCGCACCAGCTGTTCGATAGCGGCAATGAGAACCTTCTGTCCCTTCACAGGCACGAGGCGGCCGACGCAGATGATCTCCAGGGGATCAGGACGTTCGCGGAATTTTTGCGGGCTGAGAATGCCGGAATCTACTCCCATGTAAGCAACTTCAATCTTCGACCACTGTTCGGCAGCACAGGTTTTCATCAGCTGCTCGCGGGCATATTGGCTGATCGCGCGGACGAACGTGCACGCCTCGATCTTCTCGCGCAACCAGAATCCGACCGGATCCTTGAACTCGTCTGGGCCGTGGAAGGAGATCGATAGCTCGACCGGAAAGACGCGAGCCAGAAGAAGTCCGACGGTCGATGAGTAATGGACGTGCAGGTGGATAAGATGGTTCTTCTCCATCCAGTGACCCAGCACCACAGCTTCCGCAAAGTACGCGAGATTCTTAAGCGATTTTCGAACACGCAATCCGGCGAGGCTCAGCGCGTATCCCATCCCACCGAGAAAGCGGAAAGGGCGGAAAAGAAATGTCGGCAGCAAGGCACCGAGCACCGCGAGAAGACCTTGTTGCTTAACGTAAAACGTGTTGGCGGCCTCATTGCGCTCTTCGTCGCTCAGCTCTGCGCTCGGCCGGTCGGGGCCGCGGATGGAGGCGGTCCTGATATCCAGGAATTTTCGCAGCTCGCGAATCTCGCGAAGAATTACCGCATGATTGATCGCGGGATGTTGTGCGACGAGGACAGCGATTCGTGTGGCGCCAGGTTTCGGCGTCATCGGAGACGCCTGCAGACATAGTTCGCAAAAGCGGGCATTCGCGCCTGGCGCGAGCGCCAGATGACCATGCTAATATGATTCACATCGCAGCTCAAGATGCCGCAGAAGCACGTTCATGTCCCGAGACCCGTTGAGCTTGATAAGGTTAATGCTCCAGCAACTTGGCCGACGTCGATGCATGACCAGGGCTTTTGAACGGTAGGAGCCCCCCGTTCCATGCGCCTCAGCGACGCAATTGAAGTCAATCATTCCAGCGAGCAACGTGGCAAGCCTGCGCGCGTCGTTCAACTTGCATGCGGGTTTACGCCGCTCCACCTGCAGACATTCCTCCAAGCTCACATCCAACTGCGCTCTCCCGACCGCGAAGTCCGAGTTGAAACCGGTGCTTTTGGAGACCTGATCGGCCCAATCGACAAGGCTCGGCAACAGCACTCCGACAGTTGCGCCGTGGTCATCGAGTGGCCTGACCTGGACCTTCGCTTGGGATACCGGGGTTCGGGCGGATGGAAGGCGTCGTCCATGGACGATATCTTCGCGGAGGTGCGGCGTAAACTGGAGACGCTCGCAACAGAAATTCTGAAAACGGCTGACCAATGCCCAGTCGCTGTTTCAGCCCCGACTCTGCCGTTAGTTCCGATCAGCTATACGACCCCGGACAATGCGAGCTCGTTTGAGTTGAAGGTTTGGACAGAAATGAGCGCATTTCTCTCATCGCTGGCGAACCAT
This genomic interval from Terriglobales bacterium contains the following:
- a CDS encoding glycosyltransferase family 4 protein, with the protein product MTPKPGATRIAVLVAQHPAINHAVILREIRELRKFLDIRTASIRGPDRPSAELSDEERNEAANTFYVKQQGLLAVLGALLPTFLFRPFRFLGGMGYALSLAGLRVRKSLKNLAYFAEAVVLGHWMEKNHLIHLHVHYSSTVGLLLARVFPVELSISFHGPDEFKDPVGFWLREKIEACTFVRAISQYAREQLMKTCAAEQWSKIEVAYMGVDSGILSPQKFRERPDPLEIICVGRLVPVKGQKVLIAAIEQLVRDGRNVLLHLVGGGPDRESLEREAASRGIQRNVTFHGFTPQDKLNELYARADVFALASFAEGLPGVLMEAMAMQLPCVSTSITGVPELIRDGTDGLLVPPGNETAMAGAIARLMDNPQLRQHLGSNARRRITEDFELGKNAHYMASIFERRVGSGPVTRGLAGGENLSKS
- a CDS encoding tetratricopeptide repeat protein, giving the protein MSAPTAPSFAVAPPGAPLRSLDFDPALAPKEPARALAYFRKAAEDGVPAAQFSLAGMYFDGQGVPKNLKEAARWYEAAAKQGHSRAQSNLGLMYLNGWGVEKSVRQSVVWFRKAAEQGDAVGQSNLGAAYVNGTGVLVDSAAGAAWLRKAAEQGVAEAQYGLATLYVNGRGVPVDLNSAALWLQRAAAQQFPKAQLVLGQMYVNGQITDPGHEGVRFIEAAANSGLADAPLALAKMYRDGRGVSASSTLALNWFLKSADLNSGEAQYAVGEMYRDGKGVPKDVVMAYAWFALAAANHYKGGLPALNALSPVMTMAQLTAGQQRAYALMMKILQARSATPLPVWAQP
- a CDS encoding glycosyltransferase family 4 protein, whose product is MSIPILLMARELHLGGSERQMTEIARNLTQTGFAPHVGCFRTGGLRFEELRATKVPVVRFKIDSYFSLDAVTGLADFVRYVRVNGIRIVHAWDYPTAVSIVPATRLFTRAIAISSQRGHRELIPKLYRRLTRISDRFTHGIIVNCEFLRRHVIEDDQVPERKVRVCYNGVDLQRFRRLAGPKPPPLQNSSLVIGTVCSLRAEKDLGTLIDAFARVRFRRDGMMLVVVGSGPELGGLLEHAARAGIRDACHFEPATPEIDRWLSAMDVFVLPSRSEAFSNALMEAMACGCCVIASNVGGNPELVHSGENGLLFPPGDVGALADSVGQAIENPELRERLARQGESHVRENSSIEQAAVNIAKIYSDFLHQPIRG